A window from Mauremys reevesii isolate NIE-2019 linkage group 9, ASM1616193v1, whole genome shotgun sequence encodes these proteins:
- the CAMK2N2 gene encoding calcium/calmodulin-dependent protein kinase II inhibitor 2, which produces MKAGGEVVPRTWGLGLRAAPALCTDTSAGCSAPHSLRQPGSFPPAPPLDRALRPPRRTQAAASMSEILPYSEEKVVRYGTDSEVSEISFSCRLQDTNSFFGGNQAKRPPKLGQIGRAKRVVIEDDRIDEVLKGMTDKSPSGV; this is translated from the exons atgaaggctgggggagaagTTGTGCCTAGGACATGGGGGTTGGGGCTGAG ggctgccccagctctgtgcacagACACCTCGGCAGGCTGCAGCGCTCCGCACTCGCTCCGCCAGCCCGGCTCCTTCCCCCCGGCTCCGCCGCTGGATCGCGCTCTCCGGCCGCCCCGCAGGACCCAGGCAGCTGCCAGCATGTCCGAGATCCTCCCCTACAGCGAGGAGAAGGTGGTCCGCTACGGCACCGACTCCGAAGTCAGCGAGATCTCCTTCAGCTGCCGGCTCCAGGACACCAACTCCTTCTTCGGGGGCAACCAGGCCAAGCGGCCCCCCAAGCTGGGGCAGATCGGCAGGGCCAAGAGAG tgGTGATCGAAGATGATAGAATAGACGAGGTGCTGAAGGGGATGACAGACAAGTCGCCTTCTGGGGTATAA